One part of the Streptomyces sp. AM 2-1-1 genome encodes these proteins:
- a CDS encoding TetR/AcrR family transcriptional regulator encodes MTDRPVGEPAARRVRPDAQRSLDALLTAASEVFVTDGVDAPVRRITARAGVGAGTLYRHFPQRSDLITAVFRREVDACAEAAPGISERYEPVEALGRWLGRFTQFIAAKRGLKAALHSGDPAYENLPAYFEQRFVPVLTELLDAAAASGAIRSDVVPYDLLRAVGDLVAPDDPEYTVRMTALLVDGLRWGAGSGPSAG; translated from the coding sequence ATGACCGATCGCCCCGTCGGAGAGCCGGCCGCCCGCCGGGTGCGGCCCGATGCCCAGCGCAGCCTGGACGCCCTGCTGACCGCCGCCTCGGAGGTCTTCGTGACGGACGGCGTGGACGCCCCGGTACGCCGGATCACCGCCAGGGCGGGGGTGGGCGCGGGCACCCTCTACCGCCACTTCCCGCAGCGTTCCGACCTCATCACCGCGGTCTTCCGCCGCGAGGTCGACGCCTGCGCCGAGGCCGCCCCCGGCATCTCGGAGCGGTACGAGCCGGTCGAGGCCCTCGGGCGGTGGCTGGGGCGCTTCACGCAGTTCATCGCGGCCAAGCGCGGCCTGAAAGCCGCCCTGCACTCCGGCGATCCGGCGTACGAGAACCTGCCCGCCTACTTCGAGCAGCGCTTCGTCCCGGTCCTGACCGAGCTGCTGGACGCCGCCGCCGCGTCCGGCGCGATCCGCTCCGACGTCGTCCCCTACGACCTCCTGCGCGCCGTCGGCGACCTCGTCGCACCGGACGACCCGGAGTACACCGTGCGCATGACCGCGTTGCTCGTCGACGGGCTCCGCTGGGGCGCCGGTTCGGGCCCCTCGGCGGGGTGA
- a CDS encoding serine hydrolase domain-containing protein, translated as MVRIHGRCDERFARVRAAFEENFAVRDELGAAVTVLVDGAPVVDLWGGWADGARTRPWERDTLVNVWSTSKGPTALCAHILADRGLLDLDAPVATYWPEFAEAGKEAVRVRDLLSHRAGLAGLREPHSLADLYDWELTTSRLAATEPWWEPGTRSGYHALTYGFLVGEVVRRVSGELPGEFLRREVTVPLGIDFSVGLPEAETDRCAELVTTRATREQAALFGSLPPVAVASLANPGTGAGAANSAAWRAAEIPAANGHATARAVAALYGILAGRGTLFGRRVLSEEAAERVREGQGSCRDLVLGAGFAHETEIALGVWLSGPNASYGPNPRAVGHDGAGGSCGLADPESGVALGYVMNRMGAGLADDPRKMALVESVYASL; from the coding sequence GTGGTGCGGATCCACGGCCGCTGCGACGAACGGTTCGCCCGCGTGCGCGCGGCGTTCGAGGAGAACTTCGCCGTACGGGACGAGTTGGGGGCGGCCGTCACCGTCCTGGTGGACGGAGCGCCGGTCGTCGACCTCTGGGGCGGATGGGCCGACGGCGCGCGGACCCGCCCGTGGGAGCGCGACACCCTCGTCAACGTCTGGTCGACGAGCAAGGGGCCCACCGCCCTCTGCGCCCACATCCTCGCCGACCGGGGCCTGCTGGACCTCGACGCCCCGGTGGCCACGTATTGGCCCGAGTTCGCCGAGGCGGGCAAGGAAGCGGTCCGGGTACGCGATCTCCTCTCGCACCGCGCCGGTCTCGCCGGGCTGCGGGAGCCGCACTCGCTCGCGGACCTGTACGACTGGGAACTCACCACCTCCCGGCTGGCCGCGACCGAGCCGTGGTGGGAACCCGGCACCCGCTCCGGCTACCACGCGCTGACGTACGGGTTCCTCGTCGGCGAGGTCGTCCGGCGGGTCAGTGGCGAACTGCCCGGCGAGTTCCTCCGGCGCGAGGTCACCGTCCCCCTCGGCATCGACTTCTCGGTGGGGCTGCCGGAGGCGGAGACGGACCGGTGCGCCGAACTCGTCACCACGAGGGCCACACGCGAGCAGGCCGCACTCTTCGGGAGCCTGCCCCCGGTGGCCGTCGCCTCCCTCGCCAACCCCGGTACGGGAGCCGGCGCCGCCAACAGCGCCGCCTGGCGGGCGGCGGAGATACCGGCGGCCAACGGCCACGCCACCGCCCGCGCCGTCGCCGCCCTCTACGGGATCCTCGCCGGGCGCGGCACGCTGTTCGGCCGCCGCGTCCTCTCCGAGGAGGCGGCCGAGCGGGTGCGCGAGGGCCAGGGGAGCTGCCGCGACCTGGTGCTGGGGGCGGGGTTCGCCCACGAGACGGAGATCGCCCTCGGCGTCTGGTTGAGCGGCCCCAACGCCTCCTACGGCCCCAACCCGCGCGCCGTCGGCCACGACGGGGCGGGCGGCTCCTGCGGCCTCGCCGACCCGGAGTCGGGAGTGGCCCTCGGATACGTCATGAACCGGATGGGCGCGGGACTCGCCGACGACCCGCGCAAGATGGCCCTGGTCGAATCCGTCTACGCGTCGCTCTGA
- a CDS encoding DUF5997 family protein: MTSHQTPQTMKPATAAKKLGVYLEATPAEFQEGVVSRSEFNALQAEPPAWLEELRRNGPHPRPVVAAKLGVSIAGLARGGVTEPLTTEQIDALKNEMPEWLSAERATQADVRKETLRIKERNAERAARSEKAGS; the protein is encoded by the coding sequence ATGACCTCGCACCAGACACCCCAGACGATGAAGCCCGCCACCGCGGCGAAGAAGCTGGGTGTGTACCTCGAAGCCACCCCCGCCGAGTTCCAGGAGGGTGTGGTCTCGCGCAGCGAGTTCAACGCGCTGCAGGCCGAACCGCCGGCCTGGCTGGAAGAACTGCGCCGCAACGGCCCGCACCCCCGCCCGGTCGTCGCCGCCAAGCTGGGCGTCTCCATCGCCGGCCTCGCGCGCGGCGGGGTCACCGAGCCGCTCACCACCGAGCAGATCGACGCACTCAAGAACGAGATGCCGGAGTGGCTGAGCGCCGAGCGCGCCACCCAGGCCGACGTCCGCAAGGAGACCCTCCGCATCAAGGAGCGGAACGCCGAGCGTGCGGCGCGCTCCGAGAAGGCCGGTTCCTGA
- a CDS encoding IS5 family transposase, translated as MCVCSCKPCYETSLTDAQWAVIEPLLPVRDLRRGGRPLKFSRRLVLDTVLYVLGTGCAWRLVPHDLAPWDVAYRWFRSWAADGTWDRVHDALRDRIRVAEGRDPEPSAAVLDSQSAKSHQGGESIGYDAGKRVRGRKRHLLVDTCGLVLRAVVHSASVQDRAGAKLVLTGIRELFPRVGLVWVDGGYVNRVDSGLIRWAADNENVEIVAVPRNADVKGFQVLPRRWVVERTFSWLGRCRRLARDYERKTAHAEAMIKVAMIRLMAARLAGETIEPHGPIETEAARRLTDDLDHE; from the coding sequence ATGTGCGTCTGCTCCTGTAAGCCTTGCTACGAGACGTCGTTGACGGATGCTCAGTGGGCGGTGATCGAGCCGCTTCTGCCCGTGCGTGACCTGCGGCGCGGTGGCCGTCCGCTGAAGTTCTCGCGTCGGCTGGTCCTGGACACGGTGCTGTACGTGCTGGGCACCGGGTGTGCCTGGCGGCTGGTTCCGCATGATCTTGCCCCGTGGGACGTCGCCTACCGGTGGTTCAGGTCATGGGCGGCCGACGGGACCTGGGACCGGGTCCATGACGCGTTGAGGGACCGCATCCGGGTGGCCGAGGGTCGTGATCCGGAGCCGTCGGCCGCGGTGCTGGACTCGCAGTCGGCGAAGTCCCATCAGGGTGGCGAGAGCATCGGTTACGACGCGGGAAAACGGGTGCGCGGGCGCAAGCGCCATCTACTGGTGGACACCTGCGGGCTCGTACTGCGCGCCGTGGTGCACTCCGCTTCGGTCCAGGACCGGGCCGGAGCGAAACTGGTCCTCACCGGCATCCGGGAGCTGTTTCCGCGGGTCGGCCTGGTCTGGGTCGACGGCGGCTACGTCAATCGCGTCGATTCCGGACTGATCCGCTGGGCGGCGGACAACGAGAACGTCGAGATCGTCGCAGTACCACGCAACGCGGACGTGAAAGGCTTCCAGGTGCTGCCCCGCAGGTGGGTGGTGGAACGAACATTCTCCTGGCTGGGACGGTGCAGACGGTTGGCCCGCGACTACGAGCGCAAGACGGCGCACGCCGAAGCCATGATCAAGGTTGCGATGATCCGGCTCATGGCCGCCCGCCTCGCCGGCGAAACCATCGAACCCCACGGCCCCATCGAAACCGAAGCGGCCCGACGCCTCACCGACGACCTCGACCACGAGTAA
- a CDS encoding YciI family protein, with protein MAKYLLLKHYRGAPAPVNDVSMDQWTPQEISAHMGYMNDFAARLEKTGEFVDGQALAPEGSWVRYDGEGRPPVTDGPFAETKDLIAGWMIIDVDTPERAVELAGELSAAPGAGGKPIHEWLEVRPFLSAPPTITE; from the coding sequence ATGGCCAAGTACCTGTTGCTGAAGCACTACCGCGGCGCTCCGGCCCCGGTCAACGACGTGTCGATGGACCAGTGGACGCCCCAGGAGATCTCGGCGCACATGGGGTACATGAACGACTTCGCGGCCCGGTTGGAGAAGACCGGCGAGTTCGTCGACGGCCAGGCACTCGCCCCCGAGGGGTCATGGGTCAGGTACGACGGGGAGGGGCGCCCGCCGGTCACCGACGGCCCGTTCGCCGAGACCAAGGACCTGATCGCCGGCTGGATGATCATCGACGTCGACACCCCCGAGCGTGCGGTCGAGCTCGCCGGGGAACTGTCGGCCGCCCCGGGGGCGGGTGGGAAGCCGATCCACGAGTGGCTGGAGGTACGCCCGTTCCTCAGCGCGCCGCCCACCATCACGGAGTGA
- a CDS encoding LysR family substrate-binding domain-containing protein, with protein sequence MTGSDASPSFRLAYVPGVTPSKWVRIWKERFPRIPLDLVSVPSADAQALLVDGGADAGFVRMPAGREELSAIPLYTETSVVVIPRDHLLAAAEEVSTGDLAEDIVLHPLDDTLGWESLPGLPAFERPATTEDAVALVAAGIGLLVVPQSLARLHARKDLTYRPVTDAPESRLALAWPEEKTTERVEDFIGIVRGRTVNSSRGRAATPPQPKQEKRPASGGQRRGATAGKPSSRNPRGGSGGAKGAKSTGGAKGAKRGKPRGR encoded by the coding sequence GTGACTGGCTCCGACGCATCCCCCTCGTTCCGCCTCGCCTACGTTCCGGGCGTAACACCTTCCAAGTGGGTGCGCATCTGGAAAGAGCGCTTCCCCCGTATCCCGCTGGACCTGGTCTCCGTACCCTCCGCGGACGCCCAGGCGCTGCTGGTGGACGGGGGCGCCGACGCGGGTTTCGTGCGGATGCCGGCCGGCCGGGAGGAGCTCAGCGCGATCCCGCTGTACACCGAGACCAGCGTGGTGGTGATCCCCAGGGACCACCTGCTCGCCGCCGCGGAGGAGGTGTCCACCGGGGACCTCGCGGAGGACATCGTGCTGCATCCGCTCGACGACACCCTCGGCTGGGAGAGCCTGCCGGGGCTGCCCGCGTTCGAGCGGCCCGCGACGACGGAGGACGCCGTGGCGCTCGTCGCGGCGGGGATCGGTCTGCTGGTCGTGCCTCAGTCGCTCGCCCGGCTCCACGCCCGCAAGGACCTCACCTACCGGCCGGTGACGGACGCGCCCGAGTCGCGTCTCGCGCTCGCGTGGCCGGAGGAGAAGACGACCGAGAGGGTCGAGGACTTCATCGGTATCGTCCGGGGCCGCACCGTGAACAGCTCGCGCGGGCGTGCCGCCACTCCCCCGCAGCCGAAGCAGGAGAAGCGGCCGGCCTCCGGGGGTCAGCGCCGTGGCGCCACCGCGGGCAAGCCGTCATCCCGCAACCCGCGGGGCGGGTCGGGAGGCGCCAAGGGGGCGAAGAGCACCGGCGGGGCCAAGGGAGCCAAGCGCGGAAAGCCGCGCGGCCGGTAG
- a CDS encoding GNAT family N-acetyltransferase, giving the protein MTDLIAQEYDISTDPARLDPARIHHWLSTDAYWALGRSRATQDEAIAASLNFGVYERSSGTQVGYARVVTDQVTFAWLCDVYIEPAARGHGLGVRLAEAVRDHLALTGVRRILLATSDAHGVYGKVGFLPLEEPGHWMALIRS; this is encoded by the coding sequence ATGACCGACCTGATCGCGCAGGAGTACGACATATCGACGGATCCGGCCCGCCTCGACCCGGCCCGTATCCACCACTGGCTCTCCACCGACGCCTACTGGGCTCTCGGGCGCAGTAGGGCCACGCAGGACGAGGCCATCGCCGCCTCGCTCAACTTCGGTGTGTACGAGCGGAGTTCCGGAACCCAGGTCGGATACGCACGCGTGGTGACCGACCAGGTCACCTTCGCCTGGCTCTGTGACGTCTACATCGAGCCGGCGGCCCGCGGGCACGGCCTCGGAGTGCGGCTCGCCGAGGCGGTCCGCGACCACCTCGCCCTCACCGGCGTCCGCAGGATTCTGCTCGCGACCTCCGACGCCCACGGGGTGTACGGGAAGGTCGGCTTCCTGCCCCTGGAGGAACCGGGCCACTGGATGGCCCTGATCCGGAGCTGA
- a CDS encoding DUF6596 domain-containing protein, giving the protein MDEALLRRLTPSVLAVLVRRGAGFAAAEDAVQDALVEAVRVWPADPPRDPKGWLVTVAWRRFLDAARADAARRRREDRVDEEPAPGPAPAADDTLHLYFLCAHPSLTPSSAVALTLRAVGGLTTRQIARAYLVPEATMAQRISRAKRTVSGVRFDRPGDVSTVLRVLYLVFNEGYSGDVDLAAEAIRLTRRLAAQVHHPEAAGLLALMLLHHARRAARTAADGSLVPLAEQDRDRWDTGAIAEGVAILQAALALDRLGEYQAQAAVAALHADARSADETDWRQIVEWYDELTRLTDNPVVRLNRAVAVGEADGPRAGLAALAVLDASLPRHTAVAAYLHERDGDLVTAARLYAEAARKAPDLAERDHLTRRAARLNTLLAARRLP; this is encoded by the coding sequence CTGGACGAGGCCCTGCTCCGTCGCCTCACCCCGAGCGTGCTCGCCGTACTCGTCCGCCGCGGAGCCGGCTTCGCGGCGGCCGAGGACGCCGTACAGGACGCGTTGGTCGAGGCGGTCCGGGTCTGGCCGGCCGATCCGCCCCGGGACCCGAAGGGCTGGCTGGTCACCGTGGCCTGGCGCCGGTTCCTCGACGCGGCGCGGGCGGACGCCGCCCGCCGCCGGCGCGAGGACCGCGTCGACGAGGAGCCGGCGCCCGGGCCCGCGCCGGCGGCCGACGACACCCTCCACCTCTACTTCCTCTGCGCCCACCCGTCGCTGACCCCGTCGTCCGCGGTCGCGCTCACCCTGCGCGCCGTCGGCGGGCTGACCACCCGCCAGATCGCGCGGGCCTACCTGGTGCCCGAGGCGACCATGGCGCAGCGCATCAGCCGGGCCAAGCGCACGGTCTCCGGCGTGCGGTTCGACCGGCCCGGTGATGTCTCGACCGTGCTGCGTGTCCTCTATCTGGTCTTCAACGAGGGGTACTCCGGCGACGTCGACCTCGCCGCCGAGGCCATCCGGCTCACCCGGCGGCTCGCGGCGCAGGTCCATCACCCCGAGGCGGCGGGGCTGCTCGCCCTGATGCTGCTCCACCACGCCCGGCGGGCCGCCCGGACCGCCGCCGACGGCAGCCTGGTGCCGCTCGCCGAGCAGGACCGCGACCGGTGGGACACCGGGGCCATCGCCGAGGGCGTAGCGATCCTCCAGGCGGCGCTCGCCCTCGACCGGCTGGGCGAGTACCAGGCCCAGGCCGCCGTGGCGGCCCTGCACGCCGACGCGCGCTCCGCCGACGAGACCGACTGGCGGCAGATCGTCGAGTGGTACGACGAACTCACCCGCCTGACGGACAACCCCGTCGTACGGCTCAACCGGGCGGTGGCCGTGGGCGAGGCCGACGGGCCGCGGGCGGGCCTGGCGGCGCTCGCGGTGCTGGACGCCTCGCTGCCCCGCCACACCGCGGTGGCGGCGTACCTCCACGAGCGCGACGGGGATCTCGTGACGGCGGCGCGGCTCTACGCCGAGGCGGCCCGCAAGGCGCCCGACCTCGCCGAACGCGACCACCTGACCCGCCGGGCCGCCCGCCTGAACACCCTTCTGGCCGCCCGTCGGCTCCCCTGA
- a CDS encoding peptidylprolyl isomerase → MTIKTYFDITINDEPAGRITFNLFDDVVPKTVENFRALSTGEQGFGYAGSSFHRVIPEFMLQGGDFTRGDGTGGKSIYGEKFADENFTLKHTKPGLLSMANAGKNTNGSQFFITTVLTPWLDGKHVVFGEVADEESMKLVKKIEALGSGNGRTSKKITISASGVL, encoded by the coding sequence ATGACCATCAAGACTTACTTCGACATCACCATCAACGACGAGCCCGCCGGGCGGATCACGTTCAACCTGTTCGACGACGTCGTGCCGAAGACCGTGGAGAACTTCCGCGCGCTCTCCACCGGCGAGCAGGGCTTCGGCTACGCCGGGTCCTCCTTCCACCGCGTCATCCCGGAGTTCATGCTCCAGGGCGGCGACTTCACCCGTGGCGACGGCACGGGCGGCAAGAGCATCTACGGCGAGAAGTTCGCCGACGAGAACTTCACGCTCAAGCACACCAAGCCGGGCCTGCTCTCGATGGCCAACGCCGGCAAGAACACCAACGGCTCGCAGTTCTTCATCACCACCGTCCTGACCCCGTGGCTCGACGGCAAGCACGTCGTCTTCGGTGAGGTCGCGGACGAGGAGAGCATGAAGCTCGTCAAGAAGATCGAGGCCCTCGGCTCCGGCAACGGCCGCACCTCGAAGAAGATCACCATCTCGGCGAGCGGCGTCCTCTAA
- a CDS encoding NAD(P)-dependent oxidoreductase, with protein MTDTLTVSVLGTGIMGAAMARNLARAGHAVRAWNRSRDKAEPLAEDGARICDTPAEAVDGADVVLTMLYDGAAVAEVMRQAAPALRPGAAWVQSTTVGVDALGTLAAFADEHGLVFFDAPVLGTRQPAEAGQLLVLAAGPVGGRAAVAPVLDAVGARTVWTGEDGAAGGATRLKLVANSWVIAATTATGEALALSKALGVDPRDFLAAIAGGPLDMGYLRAKAGLILDGGLEPASFAVTTAEKDARLIVEAGRRYGVRLDGAAASAARFARAAAQGHGHEDMAAAYFASFDTDEPR; from the coding sequence ATGACCGACACACTCACCGTCAGCGTTCTGGGCACCGGGATCATGGGCGCGGCCATGGCCCGCAACCTCGCCCGTGCCGGGCACGCGGTACGGGCCTGGAACCGCAGCCGGGACAAGGCCGAGCCGCTGGCCGAGGACGGCGCGCGGATCTGCGACACCCCCGCCGAGGCGGTGGACGGCGCCGACGTGGTGCTGACGATGCTGTACGACGGTGCGGCGGTGGCGGAGGTCATGCGGCAGGCCGCCCCGGCGCTCCGGCCCGGCGCCGCCTGGGTGCAGTCGACGACCGTGGGCGTGGACGCCCTCGGGACGCTCGCCGCCTTCGCGGACGAACACGGGCTGGTCTTCTTCGACGCCCCGGTGCTCGGCACCCGGCAGCCCGCCGAGGCGGGGCAGCTCCTGGTCCTCGCGGCGGGTCCGGTCGGGGGCCGGGCGGCCGTCGCCCCGGTCCTGGACGCGGTCGGCGCGCGTACCGTCTGGACCGGCGAGGACGGGGCCGCCGGGGGCGCCACCCGCCTCAAGCTCGTCGCCAACAGCTGGGTCATCGCCGCCACCACCGCCACCGGAGAGGCCCTCGCGCTCTCCAAGGCGCTCGGGGTGGACCCGCGGGACTTCCTCGCCGCCATCGCGGGCGGGCCGCTCGACATGGGGTACCTGCGCGCCAAGGCGGGTCTCATCCTCGACGGCGGGCTCGAACCGGCCAGTTTCGCGGTCACCACCGCCGAGAAGGACGCCCGCCTGATCGTCGAGGCCGGCCGGCGGTACGGCGTCCGCCTCGACGGCGCCGCCGCGAGCGCCGCACGCTTCGCGCGCGCCGCCGCCCAGGGCCACGGCCATGAGGACATGGCCGCCGCCTACTTCGCGAGCTTCGACACGGACGAGCCGCGCTGA
- a CDS encoding histidine phosphatase family protein, with amino-acid sequence MSVRVSLVAAARSSSLLAERFDDDRPLDHAGWHEVRLVAHALAPLGAADLRYCAPTPRSRATGDALGYAPMVQPDLRDCDMGRWRGMTLAEVAAREPAAVDAWLADPRSAPHGGEPLLGFIARIGHWLDTRPVDGGSLVAVAEPAVVRALLVYALKAPPSAYWNIDVRPLSAVTVVGLPGRWILSLEPPVR; translated from the coding sequence ATGAGTGTTCGGGTTTCTCTCGTGGCGGCAGCGCGAAGCTCGTCCCTGCTCGCCGAGCGTTTCGACGACGACCGTCCGCTCGACCACGCCGGCTGGCACGAGGTGCGACTCGTCGCGCACGCACTGGCCCCGCTCGGCGCCGCCGACCTCCGCTACTGCGCGCCGACGCCCCGCAGCCGCGCCACGGGCGACGCCCTCGGCTACGCGCCCATGGTCCAACCCGACCTGCGGGACTGCGACATGGGGCGCTGGCGGGGGATGACCCTCGCGGAGGTCGCGGCCCGGGAGCCCGCCGCCGTCGACGCGTGGCTCGCCGATCCCCGCTCCGCGCCGCACGGCGGCGAGCCGCTGCTCGGCTTCATCGCGCGCATCGGGCACTGGCTCGACACCCGCCCCGTCGACGGCGGTTCCCTCGTGGCGGTGGCCGAACCCGCGGTGGTCCGCGCGCTCCTCGTCTACGCGCTGAAGGCCCCGCCCTCGGCGTACTGGAACATCGACGTGCGACCCCTCTCCGCAGTCACCGTCGTCGGCCTGCCGGGCCGCTGGATCCTCTCCCTGGAACCCCCGGTGCGATGA
- a CDS encoding neutral zinc metallopeptidase, translated as MKFDDDAALDTSEVQDNRGGALGGIPGGGKTVGGGVVGLLVLIASVVFGVNPDMLNSDPSTGAGASSGTGAGDLAADCRTGADANTKDDCRIVAVVDSVQAFWKQTEQDAGKSYTQAPTWLFTDSVSTGCGDATSEVGPFYCSADDKVYLDLGFFDELTSKFGAEGGPFAEAYVVAHEYGHHMQDLSGTINRGSGQGQNSGSVKLELQADCFAGVWAHHATTTPDPKSGKPLITELTESDINNGLDAAAAVGDDRIQEKYQGKVTPDTWTHGSAAQRQKWFTTGYRSGKVADCNTFA; from the coding sequence ATGAAGTTCGACGACGACGCTGCCCTGGACACCTCCGAGGTCCAGGACAACCGGGGCGGGGCACTGGGCGGCATCCCCGGGGGCGGGAAGACCGTGGGGGGTGGGGTGGTCGGTCTGCTGGTGCTGATCGCCTCGGTGGTGTTCGGAGTGAACCCGGACATGCTCAACTCGGACCCCTCCACCGGCGCGGGCGCATCCAGTGGAACCGGGGCCGGTGATCTGGCAGCGGACTGCCGGACGGGCGCCGACGCCAACACCAAGGACGACTGCCGGATCGTGGCCGTCGTCGACAGCGTCCAGGCGTTCTGGAAGCAGACCGAACAGGACGCCGGGAAGTCCTACACACAGGCACCGACCTGGTTGTTCACCGACAGTGTGAGCACCGGCTGCGGCGACGCGACCTCCGAGGTGGGCCCCTTCTACTGCTCCGCCGACGACAAGGTCTACCTCGACCTGGGCTTCTTCGACGAGCTCACCAGCAAGTTCGGCGCCGAGGGAGGCCCCTTCGCCGAGGCGTACGTCGTCGCGCACGAGTACGGGCACCACATGCAGGACCTCAGCGGCACCATCAACCGCGGCAGCGGCCAGGGGCAGAACAGCGGCTCCGTGAAACTGGAACTCCAGGCGGACTGCTTCGCCGGAGTCTGGGCCCACCATGCGACCACCACCCCCGACCCGAAGAGCGGCAAGCCCCTGATCACCGAACTCACGGAGTCGGACATCAACAACGGGCTGGACGCGGCCGCCGCCGTCGGCGACGACCGCATCCAGGAGAAGTACCAGGGGAAGGTCACGCCGGACACCTGGACGCACGGCTCCGCGGCGCAGCGCCAGAAGTGGTTCACCACCGGCTACCGGTCCGGCAAGGTCGCCGACTGCAACACCTTCGCCTGA
- a CDS encoding DinB family protein, producing the protein MQRFAEMFTDPDSDPRVEIPTRSDERTMLVASLRRQRETLVLKCSGLDPEAMALRSVDFSGLSLLGLVRHLADVEHRWFRQRLAGQDGPAPFATDAEPDGAFDHAAPGAARTAAAWRAWQEEVDFAERFVAEAPDLDVWAIDPWQGRISLRWVLLHMVEEYARHNGHADLLRQGIDGAVGL; encoded by the coding sequence ATGCAACGGTTCGCAGAGATGTTCACCGACCCCGACAGCGACCCCCGCGTCGAGATTCCGACGCGGAGCGACGAGAGGACCATGCTCGTCGCGTCCCTGCGCCGCCAGCGGGAGACCCTGGTCCTGAAGTGCTCCGGGCTCGACCCCGAGGCCATGGCCCTGAGGTCCGTGGACTTCTCCGGCTTGTCGCTGCTGGGACTCGTACGGCACCTGGCCGACGTGGAACACCGGTGGTTCCGGCAGCGGCTGGCCGGCCAGGACGGACCGGCACCCTTCGCCACGGACGCCGAGCCGGACGGTGCGTTCGACCACGCCGCCCCCGGCGCCGCCCGGACGGCCGCGGCCTGGCGGGCCTGGCAGGAGGAGGTCGACTTCGCGGAGCGGTTCGTCGCCGAAGCCCCGGACCTCGACGTCTGGGCCATCGACCCGTGGCAGGGGAGGATCTCGCTCCGCTGGGTCCTGCTCCACATGGTCGAGGAGTACGCGCGGCACAACGGCCACGCCGACCTGCTGCGCCAGGGCATCGACGGCGCCGTGGGGCTCTGA